One genomic window of Aliiroseovarius sp. M344 includes the following:
- a CDS encoding 5-carboxymethyl-2-hydroxymuconate Delta-isomerase, whose amino-acid sequence MPHLSFEYSRGLGQQADMPTLAQTMRATLAATGHCPIGGIRVRGFEADVDAIGDGAGGYHFLDMILRLGQGRDEATRDAIADQLYAAVEAALRPQMGDTPFILSLEVQEIETRFSRKSWSTIHAALREKEPE is encoded by the coding sequence ATGCCACACCTGTCTTTCGAATATAGCCGTGGGCTTGGTCAACAGGCGGATATGCCAACGCTTGCCCAGACCATGCGCGCCACGCTGGCCGCAACCGGGCATTGCCCGATCGGCGGCATCCGCGTCCGCGGGTTCGAGGCGGATGTTGATGCCATCGGCGACGGGGCAGGCGGGTATCACTTCCTCGACATGATCCTCAGGCTTGGGCAGGGTCGGGACGAGGCGACGCGCGACGCCATCGCCGACCAGCTTTATGCGGCAGTTGAGGCTGCCCTGCGCCCCCAGATGGGCGATACGCCTTTCATTCTCAGCCTAGAGGTTCAGGAAATCGAAACCCGTTTCAGCCGCAAAAGCTGGAGCACGATCCACGCGGCCCTCCGCGAAAAGGAACCGGAATGA
- the hpaR gene encoding homoprotocatechuate degradation operon regulator HpaR: protein MRKLERALPIALLHAREATLKPFRHELDQIDLTVQQWRVIRVLAEGKACCATELAERCVLMPPSLSRILKNLTERKLIERVDDSDGRRRKVKIAPAGCAKYTQMSGKAATIYEDLENRFGEEKMETLLDLLNELYAVAEAS, encoded by the coding sequence ATGAGAAAACTTGAACGCGCCCTTCCAATCGCGCTGCTTCACGCGCGTGAAGCCACCCTGAAACCCTTTCGTCACGAGTTGGACCAGATCGACCTGACCGTTCAGCAATGGCGGGTCATTCGCGTGCTGGCCGAGGGCAAAGCCTGCTGCGCCACCGAATTGGCCGAACGCTGCGTGTTGATGCCCCCCAGCCTCAGCCGCATCCTGAAAAATCTGACGGAACGCAAGCTGATCGAACGTGTGGACGACAGCGATGGCCGCCGCCGCAAAGTGAAGATCGCCCCGGCGGGTTGTGCGAAATACACGCAGATGTCGGGCAAAGCGGCCACGATCTATGAAGATCTAGAAAACCGCTTCGGGGAGGAGAAGATGGAAACGCTACTGGACCTGCTGAACGAGCTTTATGCGGTCGCAGAAGCGTCCTGA
- a CDS encoding acyl-CoA thioesterase — translation MSDTQTAPEGNIILRTLAMPKDTNVAGDIFGGWVLSQMDIAGGVLAAEYAGGRVATVAVDAMKFISPVKVGDVLCLYGEVTRVGRTSMSITLEAWSERDRGRSKHKVTEGVFVFVALDDDGNPVPVKQD, via the coding sequence ATGAGCGACACCCAGACCGCCCCAGAAGGCAACATCATCCTGCGCACGCTGGCCATGCCCAAAGATACCAACGTCGCGGGCGACATCTTTGGTGGTTGGGTTCTGTCACAGATGGACATCGCGGGCGGGGTGCTGGCCGCGGAATACGCAGGCGGGCGCGTGGCGACCGTGGCGGTGGATGCGATGAAATTCATCTCGCCCGTCAAAGTGGGCGACGTGCTGTGCCTGTATGGCGAGGTTACTCGGGTTGGCCGCACGTCCATGTCCATCACGCTTGAGGCATGGTCCGAACGCGATCGCGGTCGGTCAAAACACAAGGTCACCGAGGGTGTATTTGTGTTTGTGGCACTGGATGACGATGGCAACCCGGTGCCTGTGAAGCAGGACTAA
- a CDS encoding histidine phosphatase family protein, producing MKRRIFLALTGAGILTACARPGVAKLAPGTTLIILRHGDRSGPDLNATGRARADALVGAMDGVEIDAIYAPSVQRNLDTAQPLATNRNLPIDRLPANGMATQLITRSAGKTVVWVGNKGNLREIWEALGAGGEPPLNYGDLHIVTTDKLGGLHIDRRHHGPASSA from the coding sequence ATGAAAAGACGTATTTTTCTGGCGCTGACGGGCGCTGGAATTCTAACCGCATGTGCGCGTCCGGGTGTTGCGAAGCTGGCACCCGGCACCACGCTGATTATCTTGCGGCATGGGGATCGCTCCGGGCCGGACCTGAATGCCACCGGTCGCGCACGGGCGGACGCTTTGGTCGGGGCGATGGACGGTGTCGAAATCGACGCGATCTATGCGCCCAGCGTGCAGCGTAACCTTGATACGGCGCAGCCGCTTGCCACCAACCGCAATCTGCCCATCGACCGCCTGCCTGCCAATGGCATGGCCACGCAGTTGATCACCCGATCCGCAGGCAAAACCGTGGTTTGGGTTGGCAACAAGGGAAACCTGCGCGAGATTTGGGAGGCGTTGGGCGCGGGAGGCGAACCGCCGCTCAATTACGGCGACCTTCATATTGTAACCACCGACAAGCTGGGTGGCTTGCATATTGACCGGCGCCATCACGGCCCAGCCAGCTCGGCTTAG
- a CDS encoding RSP_7527 family protein, which translates to MNRSFPTHDEIEAIRRQAEQMRAEAVGRWLRAAVNWIKHPGFGHRHA; encoded by the coding sequence ATGAACCGCTCCTTCCCGACACACGACGAAATCGAAGCTATCCGCCGTCAGGCCGAACAAATGCGCGCTGAAGCCGTTGGCCGCTGGTTGCGCGCCGCCGTGAATTGGATCAAACATCCCGGCTTTGGTCACCGCCACGCCTGA